The Mastomys coucha isolate ucsf_1 unplaced genomic scaffold, UCSF_Mcou_1 pScaffold11, whole genome shotgun sequence genome includes a window with the following:
- the Chkb gene encoding choline/ethanolamine kinase, producing the protein MAADGTGVVGGGGAVGGCWSKDDSQDAKCLEPIPSRRRASSLSRDAQRRAYQWCREYLGGAWRRARPEELSVCPVSGGLSNLLFRCSLPNHVPSVGGEPREVLLRLYGAILQGVDSLVLESVMFAILAERSLGPQLYGVFPEGRLEQYLPSRPLKTQELRDPALSGAIATRMARFHGMEMPFTKEPRWLFGTMERYLKQIQDLPSTNLPQMNLMEIYRLKEEMSSLRKLLDGTPSPVVFCHNDIQEGNILLLSEPDNDDNLMLVDFEYSSYNYRGFDIGNHFCEWVYDYTCDEWPFYKARPTDYPTREQQLHFIRHYLAEVQKGKILSEEEQKKQEEDLLIEISRYALASHFFWGLWSILQASMSTIEFGYLEYAQSRFQFYFQQKGQLTNFPSS; encoded by the exons ATGGCGGCAGATGGGACAGGTGTCGTCGGAGGAGGGGGGGCTGTCGGCGGCTGCTGGTCCAAAGACGATTCGCAGGATGCTAAGTGCCTCGAGCCAATCCCCAGTCGGCGGCGCGCCTCCTCGCTGTCTCGTGACGCGCAGCGCCGAGCCTATCAGTGGTGCCGGGAGTACCTGGGCGGGGCCTGGCGCCGAGCGCGGCCCGAGGAGCTGAGCGTTTGCCCCGTGAG CGGAGGCCTCAGCAACCTGCTCTTCCGATGCTCGCTGCCGAACCACGTGCCCAGTGTGGGCGGGGAGCCCCGGGAGGTGCTGCTACGACTGTACGGGGCCATCCTGCAG GGTGTAGACTCCTTGGTATTAGAAAGCGTGATGTTCGCCATTCTCGCAGAGAGGTCTCTAGGGCCCCAACTTTATGGAGTGTTCCCAGAGGGCCGATTGGAACAGTACCTCCCA AGCCGGCCATTGAAAACTCAAGAGCTCCGGGACCCAGCGTTGTCAGGAGCCATTGCAACAAGGATGGCCCGTTTCCATGGTATGGAGATGCCCTTCACTAAGGAGCCCCGATGGTTGTTTGGGACCATGGAGCG GTACCTAAAGCAGATCCAGGACCTGCCTTCCACCAACCTTCCCCAGATGAACCTGATGGAGATATACAGACTGAAGGAGGAGATGAGCAGCCTCAG GAAGTTACTAGATGGTACCCCGTCACCAGTGGTCTTCTGCCACAATGACATCCAGGAAG GAAATATCTTATTGCTCTCAGAGCCAGACAATGATGACAACCTCATGTTGGTTGATTTTGAGTACAGTAGTTATAACTACAG gGGCTTCGACATTGGGAATCATTTTTGTGAGTGGGTTTATGATTATACTTGTGATGAATGGCCTTTCTACAAAGCAAGACCCACAGACTATCCCACTAGAGAACAGCAG CTCCATTTTATTCGCCATTATCTGGCAGAGGTTCAGAAAGGCAAGATCCTCTCCgaggaggagcagaagaaacaggaagaagattTGCTGATAGAGATCAGTCg GTATGCTCTAGCATCTCATTTTTTCTGGGGTCTGTGGTCCATCCTGCAGGCTTCCATGTCCACCATAGAGTTTGGCTACTTG GAGTATGCCCAATCTCGGTTCCAGTTCTACTTCCAGCAGAAGGGGCAGCTGACCAATTTCCCATCCTCTTGA